DNA sequence from the Fundidesulfovibrio magnetotacticus genome:
GAGATGCCCGCCTCCATGGTGCCGAGGATTTCGTAAAGATGCCGGGCCTTCTTGTTGGAGGCGATCACCTTGACGGGTTCGCCGGACTTGGAACTCACTGCGTGGGACCCTCCTCGGAATCCAGCAGCGAATAAAAGAACGTCAGCTGGTCCGGGAACTGTTGGAAGATGGTCTCGCGCACCAACTGGTTGGTGCGCGCCACGGTGGGCGACTCCAGCACCTGCTTCAGGAGCTTCTTGCAGTCGTCCATGGTGGTCTGGCGGATGATGTGCTTGATGCCGGGAATGTTCTGCGGGTTCAGACTGATGGCGTCGATCTGCATGCCCATGAGGATGGGCACGCAGAACGGGTCGGAGGCCATCTCGCCGCAGAGGTTGCACTCGATGCCCGCCTGATGCGCCGAGTCCGTGACGTGCTTGATGGAGCGCACCACGGCGGGGTGCAACGGCTGGTACAGGTACGACACGTGCCGGTTGGTGCGGTCGATGCCCAGGGAGTACTGGATCAAATCGTTGGTGCCTATCGAGAAGAAGTCCACCTCGCGGGCCATGATCTCGGCGGTCATCACGGCCGAGGGCAGCTCCACCATCATGCCCACGGGCATGCCGGGGTTGTGGGGCAGTCCCTGGGCGGTCAGCTCGGCCTGGCACTGGCGCAGCAGGTTCATGGACTGGCGCAGCTCCTTGAGCCCCGAGATCATGGGGAACATGATGGAGATGTTGCCCACCACGGAGGCCCGGGCGATGGCGCGCAGCTGGGTGCGGAACAGCTCGCGGTTGCGCAGGCAGAAGCGCACGGCGCGCAGGCCCATGGCGGGGTTCTGCTCCTCCAGGCGTCCGAAGTGGGCCATGAACTTGTCCGCGCCCAGGTCCAGGGTGCGCAGGATCACGCGCCGGGGCGCGAGGATGTCCGCCAGGTCGCGGTAGTGCTCGAAAAGTTCTTCCTCGGTGGGCAGCTCGGTGCGGTTGAGGTAGGTGTACTCGGTGCGGAACAGGCCGATGCCGTCGCCGCCGTTGTCGATGACCTGGGCCACTTCCTCGTAGAGTTCGATGTTGGCCTTCACCTTGAGGCGGTAGCCGTCCAGGGTCTCGCCGGGGAGGTGGCAGTTCTTGATGATGGCCCCCCGGTAGGACTCGAACTGGTACTTGAGGTCGCCGTAGGCCGCCAGCTCCTCCTCGGTGGGCTCCACGAGCACCACGCCCTTGAGGCCGTCCACCACCACGATGGCGCCGTCCTGCACGGCGTCTTCCAGGCCGTCCACGCCCACCACGGCGGGAATGCCCAGGGACTTGGCCAGGATGCCCGCGTGGGAGGTCTTGCCGCCCTGCACGGTGGCGAAGCCCATGATCTTGTCCACCTGGAGTTCCACGGTGTCGGCAGGGGTGAGGTCGTGCGCCAGGAGCACGGCGCGGCTGCCCATGGCCTTGAAGTCCACCTTGCGGCCCATGAGCTGCCCGCGCACGCGGTCGCAGACCACGCGCACGTCCTGGGCTCGTTCGCGGAAATAGGGGTCGTCCAGGGCGTTGAAGGCCTCTTCCAGGTCGGCCACGGCCTTTTCCAGGGCCCATTCGGCGTTGATGCGCAGTTCGGTCAGGTGGCGTTCGGCCGCGCCCTGGAGCTTGGGGTCGCTCATGATCATCAGGTGGGAGTCGATGATCAGGGCGTGGTCCTTGAGTTCGGCGGGCACGCGCTGGCGGATGCCGGAAAGCTCGTCGCGCGCCTGCTGGAATGCGACGCGCAGGCGCTCGCGTTCCTCGTCCAGGAGGCTTTCGGGCACCGTGTGGCGCGGGGCCTGGGCGAAGTGCGAGCGGTTGAGGAAAAAGGCCTTGCCGATGGCAATGCCAGCGGAGATGGGGATGCCGGCGAGCTTGGCGGTGGCCATGGCGGGTCTCACTGGAAGCGGTGTTTGAACATGTCGGCCAGGGAATCGAGGGCCTGTCGGGCGTCGTGCCCCTTGGCGCGCAGCTCCAGGTTGGCCCCGTGCCCGGCGGCCAGGGTCAGGATGTCGAGGATGGATTTGGCGTCCACGGTCTGCGAGCCCATGGTGATGGCGATGTCGGCCGCGAAGGTCTGGGCGGCCTGGGCCAGGCGTGCGGCGGGTCGGGCGTGGAGGCCCTGCTCGTTGAGCACGCAGACCAGCCGGACGCATTCGTCGGCGCATTCCGAGTCGAGAGGGGGGGGCGATGTTGTATCGGGCATTGTGGTCACCGTGAAAACCGGCAGATCATACGTGAATCCAGAAAAAAAACAAACAGGCGACGATGGCCAGAGCAACCAGGAGCTCGCGGGGGATGCGGCTTCGCCCGGCGGCGAAGGCCAGGGCCAGCACGGAGGCCACGCCCAGGGCCCAGGCGGCGGGGCCCATGCCGCGCGGCCAGACCAGGGCCCAGAGCACCACCAGGAGCGCGCCGTTCAACACCTTGATGCGCCGCCCCCAGTTGATCAGGTCCCAGTTGCGGATGCGCGTGAGCGCGGCGAAGCCGTGGCGGTAGCCCAGGATGAACGTGCCCAGCTTGAACAGGTTGAGCGCCGCGAAGAGCGCGCCGCCCAGCAGGAACGCGGCCCAGGGCTGCCCTGCGGCCAGCAGGCAGGCCGTGGCCAGGGACCAGCACACGGCGAGGCTGCCGCCGAAGAAGGAGTCGCCCACGGCGGAGAGCGTGTAGACCACGGTGCTCTTCACCTGGTCAAGCATGGTGTCGGGGAACTGGCGGCGGGCGATGCGCGCCTCCAGGGCCAGGAACACCCCCACGAGGAACGGGGTCCAGAAGGGGTGGGTGTTGTAGATTTTCAGGTAGCGCCGCCAGACGTGTCGCCTGGCCTGCGGGTCCGGGTAGAGGATTTCGAGGCCCGGCTCCATGGCCAGGGCCAGGCCCACGGTCTGGAGCCCGCGCGTGTTGAAGGAAGCGCCCACGAGATAGCATCGGAGGTAGGTCCGGATCAGGGTCCGGGTGGTGAGGGCGCCTGGGGTGTTCATGCCTGCACGGACCGAATGTTTGCCCGGATAGTGGCAAATCGCGAAGGAAATGACAAGCGCGGCGCGTCCCGGAGGGGCTTCGCGACGCCCGGAAGGGGGAAAAGAAGCGCCCCCGGCGGGCGTGGACCTGCCGGGGGCGCGGAAAGCGGACTTTATCCGTCTAGAACACGTCGGCGGGGGCCACGGTGGCGATGTTGAAGGCCTCGCCCACGGCCTTGCAGGTGAGCAGGCCGTTGTGGACGTTCAGGCCGGGCAGCAGGCTGGCGTCGTCCTGGAGGGCGTCCAGGCCCTTGGCGGCCAGCTTCATGGCGTAGGGCAGGGTCTGGTTGGTGAGGGCGAAGGTGGAGGTGCGGGGCACCGCGCCGGGCATGTTGGCCACGCCGTAGTGCACCACGCCGTCCACCACGTAGGTGGGGTCCTTGTGGGTGGTGGCCTTGATGGTCTCCACGCAGCCGCCCTGGTCCACGGAGACGTCCACGATCACGGAGCCTTCCTTCATCACCTTGAGCATCTCGCGGGTGACCAGCTTGGGGGCCTTGGCGCCCACGATGAGCACGCCGCCCACCACGAGGTCGGCCTTGGCCACGGCGTCCCAGATGTTGGGCTCGGTGGAGGTGATGGTGGTCAGGCGGCCGCCGAATACGTCGTCGAGGTACTGCAGGCGCTTGTGGGAGACGTCCAGCAGGGTGACGTTGGCGCCCAGGCCCAGGGCCATCTTGGCGGCGTTGGTGCCCACCACGCCGCCGCCCAGCACCACCACGTTGCCGGGGGCCACGCCGGGCACGCCGCCCAGGAGCACGCCGCGACCGCCCTGGTACTTCTCCAGGTAGTGCGCGCCCACCTGGGTAGCCATGCGGCCGGCCACTTCGGACATGGGGGTGAGCAGGGGCAGGGAGCCGTCGGGCAGCTGCACGGTCTCGTAGGCCACGGCGGTGCACTTGGAGGCCAGCAGGGCTCGGGTCTGGGGTTCGTCGGCGGCCAGGTGCAGGTAGGTGAAGAGCAGCAGGTCCGGGCGCAGGTACGGGTATTCGGCCGCGATGGGCTCCTTGACCTTGATGACCATCTTGGCGCCCCAGGCCTGGGCGGCGGTGACGAGCTTGGCCCCGGCCTTGACGTATTCGTCGTTGGTGAGGCCCGAGCCCGCGCCCGCGCCGTCCTCAACGAGCACTTCGTGACCGGCGCGCACCAGGGAGGCGACGCCGCCGGGAGTCATGGCCACGCGATTTTCCTGAGGTTTGATCTCCTTGGGGATGCCGATGATCATGGGAGTCTTCCTTGTTTGGGGTTGAAAGCTGTCAGATGTTCCTTTAAGCGGAACGGCCGTTAGTTTCAGCGAAATCTATGCAGCGTTGAACCGAACGAAGAAATCTCTCAAAGCAACAAAGATGTCAATATCTCGTGCGAAGGAGAAGTGAGAGGAGATGCCGTGCCCGTGAGGAAAACAAGTTGCGGCGCGGGGTTGCCGGACCGGGGAAAATCGGGTCAGGAGGGGCCGGGCGTTTCGTCAGGGTTGGAGGTGGCGTTGGTCAGAGCCGGGAGGCGTCGGAGACGGGTGGATCCGGCGCGTCAGGGGCGGGCGCGGCGCACGTCTCGGGCAGGATGCGGGGGCTTGTCGGCATCGACGCGCAAGGCTGGGGAGGACGATCGAGCGGCGGCCCGGAGAGGGAGGCGGTCCGGGGAGGGAGGCGGCCGGGCGTCCCGGAGGGTGATGGCCGCCCCGGGGCGGGCGCGCGGGACCGGCGGAGCCCCGCGGGTCAAGGCGGGGGAGGGTGTGCTCCTGGCGGCGCGGGCGTCAGCTTTCGCCGTCCCGCTGCCGGCGGGGCTTCCGGGCGGGCTTGGCGGGCGCGGAGGCGTCCTCGGAGGCCTTCTGGAAGCCGTATTCCAGGAGCCGGGCCGTCTCCACCTCGCGCACGATGGGGTTGCGCGCGCCAAGCACCACGGCGATCAGGCGGGTGTTGCCGCGCTTGGCCGTGGCCGAGATGTTGTAGCCCGAGGCGCAGACGAAGCCGGTCTTCAGTCCGTCCACGCCATCGTAGCGCCCGAGCAGGGAGTTGGCGTTGCGGTGGGTCACGCCGTGGTAGGTGTGGGAGGTCATGGAGTGGATCACCAGCGATTCGGGGAAGCGGCGCAGGTAGGCGGCCGAGAGCCTGGCCAGGTCTCGCGCGGTGGTGAGCTGGCCCGAGGCGGGCAGGCCGTTGGGGGTCATGAAGGTGCTGCGCGTCATGCCCAGGCTCTTGGCCTTGGCGTTCATCAGGGCCACGAAGCGGCGCACGTCGCCCTTGCCCATGGTCTCGGCCACGGCCACGCAGGCGTTGTTGGCCGACACCACGCTGATGCCCTTGATGATCTCCGAGAGCGGCACCTTCTCGCCCTTGTGCAGGGACATGGTGGACCCGCCCGTGCGCACCGCCGCCGTGCTGATCGGGATGGGCGTGTTGGGGCCGAGCCAGCCCTGGGCCATGGCCTCGCGGATAAGATAGAGGGTGAGCACCTTGGTCACGGAGGCGGGGGCGATGCGCTCGTCGGCGTCGTGCTCGTAGTATATCTTGCCGTTGTTCATGTTCATCAGGATCGCGGCCTTCACGTTGAGGCGCAGTTCCTGCTTGTCTTCAGGGGCGGGAGCGCGGGACGCGGCGGCGCGCTCCGCAGAGCGCTTCTTCCTGGAGGACTTGGAGCGCGGGCTGGAAGCCGAGACGGACTTCTCCGCCTTGGATCGCTTGACGCTCTGCTCCTTCTTTGAAGAGGAGCGTGCCAGGGATTCCACGGGGCTGACTGATACGGCGAGAAACGAAGCCAAAGCCAGGCACAAGAGTACGGGCCAGGCGGTTCTCCAGTGAACGGACGCCTTCATGCGCCGGGTTCTTACGTGCTGGGAACGGTTTGGTCAACGCGCGATCAGAGCGCGCGCAGCACCGCGAACCATGCGCAGCCGAAGACGAAGAGCCCCAGGCACGGAGCCATCACCTTGCGCCAGGAGCGGGCGGGGTCCACCCCGAAGTACTGGCAGGTCATGACGAAACAGATGTGCAGGGGCGAGGCCATCACGCCCGTGAACCCGGAAACCAGGGCCAGCACGGCCCAGGCAAGGGCCTGGTCGCGCAGGCCCAGCTGGTCCAGCAGGCCCAGGATCAGCGGATAGGACGCGCCCACGAAGGCCATGGTGATGCCCGCCACCATGCCCACCAGCAGCGGCACGAACACGGCGGCGGCCAGAAGCGCCGCGTCGCCGCCCAGCTTCACCAGCTCGCGCACCACCGAGGCTTCGGTAAGCACCTGGTTGAAGGCGAAGATGGCCGCCACCAGCACCAGGGTCTGGCGCAGCTCCTTCTGGAGCAGGCTCTGCACCAGGAAGTCGCGCCCGGCCCGGTTCTGGACGAAGGCCACCACGATGGCCACGGCCAGGGCGGCGATGATGCCCACCTCGAAGGAAGCCTCCGGGAAGGAAGAGGCAACGGCCGCCTCCAGCAGGAAGGAGCCCGCGATGGCCACGATCAGGGGCGCGCCCAGGCGCAGGGCCAGGAGCGGGTCGCGGGCCGGGGGCGTCTGGTCCTGGGCGGTCTGGTCCAGGGCCTTGAGCCTCGGGCCCATGGGCCGCAGGATGAACCACCAGCCCAGGAGCGCGAAGGCCAGCGAGCCCGCGCACGTGTGGACCACCACGGTGGAGAGGGGCAGGCCCAGGAGCCCGGCGGTCATGATGATGCCGGGGTAGAGGGGCCAGCAGAGCTCCCAGACGTGGCGGAACCAGTAGTTCACCAGGGACATCTCGTCCTCGGTGACGCCCAGGGGCGTGCCGGTCTGGCGCACCATGGGCGCGGAGAAGGCCGCGCCGCCGGGCATGGGCAAAAGCCCGATGAGCACCGGAAAGAAGATGAGCCGCAGCCTGCGGCTGGGCAGGAAGCCCGCCAGGGCGTCCATGAGCCGCAGCGACTGCCCCGTGCGCTCCAGCACGTGGGAGAGCATGAGGATGAGCACCACGATGGCCGCCAGCGACAGGCACTGCCACGTGAGCGCCGCCGAGACCGCAGCCTCGGCCCACGCGCCCGGCCCCATGCCGAAAAGCAGGGCCAGCAGGAAGCCCCCCGCCAGGATGGAGGGGCCGATGCCAAGCTTCAGGCGCATGCCCGCCAACATGCAGCCGAACACGCCGAGAACCTTCGCCAGGGCCAGGAGGCCTTCGAAAACCATGGTCGCTTCCTTTCCCGGCGGACGTCGGCTAGCGGGGCGGTCCCGCCAGGATCATCTCGGCCAGGGTCATGTCCACTTTTGGGGTCTGGTTGCGCCGACTCCCCAGGAATTCCATCTCCAGCTGGGCCAGCTCGCGGTAGAGGGGGGTGCGGTCCACCACGGGGGGCTTGGCCGGATCGGCCAGGTCCATGCAGCGGGGGCAGCCCGGGAACTGGCGCAGGCCGTCGCGGCCCAGCACCACGTTGGGCACGCCGTAGAGGCGGCAGATCATCATGCGGTGTTCGTAGAGGCCGCAGCCGCCCTCGTCGTTGAGCGGGCACATGGCGTCGGGCGTGCGGCCTTCGTCCAGGGCCTGGCGGGCCTTGGCCACGTAGTCGCGGGCGCGCTCCACGTAGGCCTCGCGGCGCTCGGCGGGCAGGGCGTCCAGGCCCTCCCAGAGGTAATGCCATTCGATGTGCGTGTGGTGCTGGAAGTAGCTGACGCAGCAGTTGCTGGCGCAATCCCGGCAGGTGAAGCCCTGGGGGGCGGCCTGGGCATAGGCCTGGGCCATCTTGCCGTAGAGGGCGGCCAGCCGCCGGGACAGGGTGCGTTTGCTCACGTGTTTCATGGGTGCCTCCGGAGGCGTCCCCCTACTCCCATCGGCCGCGAATTTCAAACCTTCCCGGCAGGGCGGGAGGCCGCCAGGGCCTCGCGGCCGAACACGTCCTCCATCACCTCCAGGGCGAAGCGCGCCGACACCGTGGCCGGTCCTCCGCCCATCTCCATGCCCACCTCCACGGCCTCCAGCACCTGGCGCACGCCCGCGCCGGACAGGGCGGCCTGCTCCACGTGCCACTGCATGCACGAGCGGCAGTCGATCACCACCGAGATGCCCACGGCGATCAACTCCTTCACCTGCCTTGAGAGCGCCCCGTCGGCATAGGTGGCGCGCTCCATGTCCAGGAAGGCCTTGTAGACCGGGGAGTCCATGTCCAGCAGGCGCTTGTGGGCCTTTTTGCGGGCCAGGGAGAGGGATTTCAGGGAGTCGTCCATGAGGGAATCCTTTGTTTTGGTTTGCCGAACGTTGCCAGGCGTCCTCAAGGCTTGATCCAGGAGGTAGCCTCTGGCATGTTGAGTGACAAGCGAATCGTTTCGCACTGTCTGTTCGGAGATGATGAACAATGCTCGAACTGCGTCTGCTCAAGACCTTCCTGGCGGTGGTTTCGGCCGGGTCCGTGCGCGGGGCGGCCGAGGCCCTGCACCTCGCGCCCTCCACCGTGACGGCCCAGCTCAAGGGTCTGGAAGACTCCCTGGGCGCGCCGCTCTTCGACCGCGTGGGACGCGGCGTGCTCCTGGCCGAACAGGGCAGGCGGCTCCTGGCCCACGCCCGCAGGCTGGTGGACCTGGAGGCCGAGGCGCGCCGGGCCCTCTCGGCCCGCGACGACGAGGCGGGCGAGCTGGCCCTGCGCGTCTCCGAGAGCCTGGGGGCCTGGCGTCTGCCCGGGGTGCTGCGCCGCTTCCGGGAGCGCTTCCCCCAGACGCGCCTGCGCGTGGACAAGACCTCCCGCCAGGGGTTGGCGCGCGACCTGGCCCACGGGGTGACGGACGTGGCCCTGCTCCTGGGCGAGCCTTTCACGGGGCCGTCGCTGGCGGTGGAGGTTCTCGGGCGCGAGCCGCTCACGGTGATCCTGCCGCCGGGATCGCCCCTGGACGGCGGCGTGGCCAGGCCCGAGGACCTGGCGGGGATGCCCCTGTTCCTCACGCGCTATGTCTGGAGCGCGCGGCGGCTCATCGAGGAGGCCCTGAGCCGGGCCCACGTGCGCCCGGAGGCGGTGGTGGAGTGCTCCAGCGTGGAGATCGTGAAGCGTTGCGTGGCCTCGGGGCTGGGGGCCTCGGTGTGCCCGCTGTTCGCCGTGCGGGCCGAGGCGGCGCGGGGGGAGCTTTCCCTGGCCGGGTTCAGCGGCGGGCCGCTCTGGGCCAGCGTGCTCCTGGTGCGCCACGAGGGGCGCTGGCTCTCGCCCGCGGCCGGGGCCTTCCTGGAGGCGGCGAGGGAGTGCTTCACCCCCGCGCGGGCGTGAGGGGGCAATCCACCCGCGTCCAACCAGCACCTAACCAGTTTCACCCCCGCGCGGGCGTGAGGGGCGCGCCGGATTCCGCGTGTTCGGGACCTGCCAGGGGCAGGCGCACCACGAAGCGCGCGCCGCGCCCGGGGCTCGATTCCGCGCGGATGTCGCCCCCGTGGCTGTTCACCACGATGAACCAGGCCACGGCCAGGCCCAGGCCCGTGCCCTCCCCGGGGGGCTTGGTGCTGAAAAGGGGCTCAAACACCCGCAGGCGAACGGATTCCTCCATGCCGGGGCCGTTGTCCTCAATCTCCAGCACGCCCATGCCGTCGGCGGCGTGGACGCGCACCACCAGCCGGGGCGGCGCCGGGGGCGCATCCCTCGAGGCCATGGCCTGCGCCGCGTTGACCAGCAGATTGTAGACCACCTGCTCCAGGTCCGAGGCGGAACAATGCACGAGCGGCATGTCCGGAGCGTATTCCCGGACGATTTCTATGGAGCGGAAGTCGTACTTCTTCTTGAGGTCGTAGTCCGTGGCCGCGATCTCGATGGTCTTGTCCGCCAGTTCGGGCAGGGACACCGGCACGCGGGCCGATGCGCTCTTGCGGATGAACCCCAGCATGTTGCGCACGATGCGCGCCGCGCGCTCGCCGGATTCGCGCACCGTGTCCAGGAAGGTGAAGATGCCCCGGCGCTGGAGGTAGTCCCGGAGGATTTCGAGGTCCGCGCCGGAAGCCAGCGCCGCGGCGCGGTTGGCTTCGGCGGACGGATCGAGCCTGCGCTGGATGATCTGCACTGCCTGGAGAATGCCCGAGAGGGGGTTGTTGATCTCGTGGGCCATGCCCCCGGCCAGGCTGCCGATGCTGTTCATCTTCTCCGACTGGATGAGCAGGGCTTCCAGGCGAACGCGTTCGGTCACGTCGTCCACGCGCACCACGGCCCCGTCCACCCCGTTGGCCACCAGGGGGCTGGCCAGGATGTCCATGTAGCGCGTCCCCTCGGCCCCGGGGAGGGCGCTGGCCGTCAGCTCGAGGGGGGCGACGTCCCGGGGGCCGCGCTCCACGTGGTCCACCCGCTGGGCGAGCCAGGGGAACACCTCGGTGAGGGTCCTGCCCAGGGCCTGCCCGGGCTCCAGGCCCGTGAGCTTCTTCGCGCCCCGGTTCCAGTGGGTGATGCGCTCCCGCGCGTCCATCCCGATCACCGCGGAGGGCATGGACTCCAGGAGGTTGGCCAGCAGGTTGCGCATGGCGGACAGGTCCCGGGCGGAGCGTGTCACTTCGTCCTGGCGGCGCTGGAGCGCCTGGGCCATGGCGTTGAAGCGGCCGGCCAGTTCGCGGAATTCCAGGCAGCCGCGCGCTTCGTCGGCGCGCGCCTCCAGCTCTCCCTCGCCCAGGCGCGCCGCGGCCGCGCGCAGGCCCTCCACGCCGTCCAGGATGGCCCTGCGTCCCAGCCGCCGCGAGACGGCAAGGGCCAGCAGGCCCGCCAGGGCTGTGAGCAGGAGGTTGCGCGCCAGGTTGCGTTCGGCCCTGCCGAAGATGTCCTCGTTGGAGAAGGAGACCGCCACGCTGACGAAGGGTTCCCGATCCCCCTCCAGGCGCAGCCTGGAAAAGACGAACAGGCCCGGCGCGCCGCCGGTTCGCCTGTCCGAGAACCAGCCCTGGTCGCTCTGTGCCGTGCGGATGCGCCCCCACACCGCCGGGGAAACGGCGGTGCCCACCGTGCGGTCAGGTTCCGTGGGGAAGGCCAGCATGCGCACGCCCTTGGAGTCGATGAAAGCCACCCTGGCGGAAGAGGGCATGGGGTAGCCCTCCAGGAAGCGCTCGTACATGGAGAGCTTGTAGGACAGGACCAGCACCGCGTCCGGGCGGCCGTCCGGGGCTTTGAGCGGCATGGCGAACACCTGGATGGGCAGGCCGGAGGATCGCCCGTGGATGTGATCCCCGGCGCTGAAGTGGCCGGAAGCCATGGCCCGCTGGAAGTAGGCGCGGTCGGAAACGTCGGTCCCCGTGAACGGGGCCAGTCCCGAAGCCACGGCCCTGCCCGGGGCGTCGGCCAGGAAGACGTTGGTCAGCTGCGGGTTGTCGGCCAGGATGCCCGCGAACACCTCGGCGCAGTTGGGGAGATCGCGCGTTTGCACTATGTTTGTGCGGGCCAGGGCCGAGAGCATGGCCCGGGCCTCACCGGCGGAGGCCTTGTGCAGGGCGGCAAGGCTCCTGGCCAGGCCCTGGGCAGTTTCCAGGGCGTCGCGTCGGGCGATGTCGCGCTGCTCCAAGCCGGTCAGCACCAGCATGATCGTGGCCGGGATCAGGGCGGCCAACACCACCAGGGTCAGGGCCCGGGCGAGGGTCCGACGGGATGCGGTGGTGCTGCCGTGGGCTTCCATAAGCTCCCCGGAGGATGGATCGAAAGAATGGGATGGTGTTTGATCGTAAATACCAAATAAGGGGGGAAGTCCAGTGAAAGGATCGGGCGGCCGGTCAGGGCGCGGGCCTGAACAGATAGCCCGAATGGTAGAGGCCGCCCTCCACCGCGCGCACGGCCTGGCCGGTACCCACCCCCGCTCCGGCGATGACCGCCTCGGCGTCCGAGACCGGCAGCAGCGGGAACACGGCCGGAGGCCCCGGCGGCGCGGACCCTGCCGCCAGGAAGAGCCGTGCAGTGAGCACGCCGTCCTGGGCCTGGGCCAGCTCCAGGCGCACGTAGCACAGCCCCTCGCAGGGGCCGTCCGGGGCGTAGTTTCCCAGGCGGGCGGTCCAGGCGGGCGGCAGGGGGGTGCGGGGCAGCTGCTCGAAGGGCAGGGGCATGGCCTGCCCCTGGAGCACCAGGAAGCGTCGGCCGTCCGTCTGGGCCGGGCGCACGGAGAGCTCGCGGTCCAGGCGCGGGAAAAGCCCGGCCAGCGTGTCGCGCTGCACGGCGAAGGCCCCGTCCAGCAGCGGGACCATCTCGAAAGCCCGGCCCGGGATGTCGGCGTAGAGGCCGGCCCCGGCCAGGCGCACGTGGCCCAGCTGCGCGCCCACGGTGGCGTAGGGACCGGCGAAGGAGGCCAGTTCCTCGGCGGCCAGGCGCACGACCCTTGGCGGCGGGACGCGGGGAGGGGGCGGGGCGCGCCGCCTGGTCCTGGCCTCCAGGGCCATGTCCAGGGCCATGAGCGCCGCCTGGGGCAGGAAGCGCGAGGCCTCCATGGAGTTGGAGAGGAGCGCCACCCCCAGGTCCTCGTCGGGCTGGACCACCATCAGGGTCTGGAAGGGGGCGGCCGCGCCGCCGTGCCACCAGAGCCTGTGGCCGTCTGCCATGGAGAGCCCGGAGACCATCCAGCCCAGGCCCATCTCCAGGCCGAAATCCAGTGGATGGCCGGGGAACTGCACCACGCCCATGCGCTGGGTCCACTCCTCGGTGAGCAGGCCCCGTCCGCCCGAGAGCGCGAAGCTCATGAAGCGCGCCATGTCCCCGGCCGTGGAATAGAGCGACCCGGCGGGCTGGTCGCGCAGGGGCGGGCTCGGGGCCGGGCGACCCGCCACGTAGCCCTGGGCCAGACGCCGGGCCAGGGCGGGAGTGAGCTCGAAACCCGAGTCCGCCATGCCCAGGGGGGCCAGCAGGCCCCGGCGCATGGCCTCGGCGAAGGGCAGGCCCTCCACCTCTTCGATTGCCCGGCCAAGCAGCGAAAAACCCACGTTGGAATAGCGCCACTCGCGCCCGGGCGGGCTGCACAGGGACTCCCCCGCGATGCGGGGGATGAAGGCCTCCAGGCTCTCGGGGCGGTCGGTCCACATGCCTGCCAGGATGTCCGTGGGCAGCCCGGAGTGGTGGGTCATGAGCATGCGCGGGGTGATGGCGGCCTCGGGGAAGCGGCTGCGCACGGCGAAGGCGGGCACGTGGCGGCGCACGTCGCCGTCCAGGTCCAGGCTACCGGCCTGGGCCAGCATGGCGGCGCGGTAGCTTGTGACCACCTTGGAGATCGACCCCATGCGCCACACCGTGTCCGGCCCGGCGGGCGCGTCTTGCGCCTCGTCGGCCCAGCCGAAGCCCTGCATCCAGGCGATGCGCGGTCCGTCCAGCAGGACCACGGCCAGTCCCTTGACCTGGTTGGCGCGCATCTGGCGCGTGAGGAATTCCGTGAGGCGCTTCTTGAGGGGAGCGTAGGGGTCGGCCGCGGGCGCGGACGCGGGGAGGAGCAGAAGGACGCACGCCGCCAGAGCGAGGGCGAGGCGTCCCATGGGGTCAGTCTCCGGCGAGCAGCCCGGCCAGGAGGCCGGCGCACTGCTCCACGCTGGCGTCCAGGTCCGCGTGGGAGGTGTCCAGGGAGAAGTCGCAGGCCTGGCGGTAGAGGGGTTCGCGCTCGGCGAACACGTCGGCCAGGGAGCGTCCGTCCGGGCGCACGAAGGCGCGGCCGTCCGCGCCCTGCACGCGCTCCAGGAAGTCGTCCAGGCCGATGCGCAGGTGCACCACCGGCCCCAGGGACTTGAGGC
Encoded proteins:
- a CDS encoding PTS system mannose/fructose/sorbose family transporter subunit IID; this translates as MNTPGALTTRTLIRTYLRCYLVGASFNTRGLQTVGLALAMEPGLEILYPDPQARRHVWRRYLKIYNTHPFWTPFLVGVFLALEARIARRQFPDTMLDQVKSTVVYTLSAVGDSFFGGSLAVCWSLATACLLAAGQPWAAFLLGGALFAALNLFKLGTFILGYRHGFAALTRIRNWDLINWGRRIKVLNGALLVVLWALVWPRGMGPAAWALGVASVLALAFAAGRSRIPRELLVALAIVACLFFFWIHV
- the ald gene encoding alanine dehydrogenase: MIIGIPKEIKPQENRVAMTPGGVASLVRAGHEVLVEDGAGAGSGLTNDEYVKAGAKLVTAAQAWGAKMVIKVKEPIAAEYPYLRPDLLLFTYLHLAADEPQTRALLASKCTAVAYETVQLPDGSLPLLTPMSEVAGRMATQVGAHYLEKYQGGRGVLLGGVPGVAPGNVVVLGGGVVGTNAAKMALGLGANVTLLDVSHKRLQYLDDVFGGRLTTITSTEPNIWDAVAKADLVVGGVLIVGAKAPKLVTREMLKVMKEGSVIVDVSVDQGGCVETIKATTHKDPTYVVDGVVHYGVANMPGAVPRTSTFALTNQTLPYAMKLAAKGLDALQDDASLLPGLNVHNGLLTCKAVGEAFNIATVAPADVF
- a CDS encoding DUF401 family protein, which gives rise to MVFEGLLALAKVLGVFGCMLAGMRLKLGIGPSILAGGFLLALLFGMGPGAWAEAAVSAALTWQCLSLAAIVVLILMLSHVLERTGQSLRLMDALAGFLPSRRLRLIFFPVLIGLLPMPGGAAFSAPMVRQTGTPLGVTEDEMSLVNYWFRHVWELCWPLYPGIIMTAGLLGLPLSTVVVHTCAGSLAFALLGWWFILRPMGPRLKALDQTAQDQTPPARDPLLALRLGAPLIVAIAGSFLLEAAVASSFPEASFEVGIIAALAVAIVVAFVQNRAGRDFLVQSLLQKELRQTLVLVAAIFAFNQVLTEASVVRELVKLGGDAALLAAAVFVPLLVGMVAGITMAFVGASYPLILGLLDQLGLRDQALAWAVLALVSGFTGVMASPLHICFVMTCQYFGVDPARSWRKVMAPCLGLFVFGCAWFAVLRAL
- a CDS encoding D-alanyl-D-alanine carboxypeptidase family protein, which codes for MKASVHWRTAWPVLLCLALASFLAVSVSPVESLARSSSKKEQSVKRSKAEKSVSASSPRSKSSRKKRSAERAAASRAPAPEDKQELRLNVKAAILMNMNNGKIYYEHDADERIAPASVTKVLTLYLIREAMAQGWLGPNTPIPISTAAVRTGGSTMSLHKGEKVPLSEIIKGISVVSANNACVAVAETMGKGDVRRFVALMNAKAKSLGMTRSTFMTPNGLPASGQLTTARDLARLSAAYLRRFPESLVIHSMTSHTYHGVTHRNANSLLGRYDGVDGLKTGFVCASGYNISATAKRGNTRLIAVVLGARNPIVREVETARLLEYGFQKASEDASAPAKPARKPRRQRDGES
- a CDS encoding HPr family phosphocarrier protein, with the protein product MPDTTSPPPLDSECADECVRLVCVLNEQGLHARPAARLAQAAQTFAADIAITMGSQTVDAKSILDILTLAAGHGANLELRAKGHDARQALDSLADMFKHRFQ
- the ptsP gene encoding phosphoenolpyruvate--protein phosphotransferase, producing the protein MATAKLAGIPISAGIAIGKAFFLNRSHFAQAPRHTVPESLLDEERERLRVAFQQARDELSGIRQRVPAELKDHALIIDSHLMIMSDPKLQGAAERHLTELRINAEWALEKAVADLEEAFNALDDPYFRERAQDVRVVCDRVRGQLMGRKVDFKAMGSRAVLLAHDLTPADTVELQVDKIMGFATVQGGKTSHAGILAKSLGIPAVVGVDGLEDAVQDGAIVVVDGLKGVVLVEPTEEELAAYGDLKYQFESYRGAIIKNCHLPGETLDGYRLKVKANIELYEEVAQVIDNGGDGIGLFRTEYTYLNRTELPTEEELFEHYRDLADILAPRRVILRTLDLGADKFMAHFGRLEEQNPAMGLRAVRFCLRNRELFRTQLRAIARASVVGNISIMFPMISGLKELRQSMNLLRQCQAELTAQGLPHNPGMPVGMMVELPSAVMTAEIMAREVDFFSIGTNDLIQYSLGIDRTNRHVSYLYQPLHPAVVRSIKHVTDSAHQAGIECNLCGEMASDPFCVPILMGMQIDAISLNPQNIPGIKHIIRQTTMDDCKKLLKQVLESPTVARTNQLVRETIFQQFPDQLTFFYSLLDSEEGPTQ